In Polycladomyces subterraneus, a genomic segment contains:
- a CDS encoding alpha-amylase family glycosyl hydrolase: protein MSVLNGDGNKAKTAAAILLTLPGNPFLYYGEEIGMRGEKPDEYIREPFRWYPGHGPGQTTWEEPRYNNGPNAVSVQAQLHDPDSLLHWYRQWIRLRHQHPALMDGTVQPLQVQDTRVAAYQRISRGEQLNVLHNLSDQTVTVTVMRIITCTSYTPVPPMCKSGNTDRIKRW, encoded by the coding sequence ATGAGTGTATTGAACGGTGATGGGAACAAAGCGAAAACGGCCGCGGCCATCCTGCTCACCCTGCCCGGTAACCCGTTCCTTTACTACGGGGAAGAAATCGGTATGCGCGGGGAAAAACCGGACGAGTACATCCGCGAACCGTTCCGCTGGTACCCCGGTCATGGCCCCGGACAGACGACATGGGAGGAACCCCGATATAACAACGGACCGAACGCCGTCTCCGTACAAGCGCAATTGCACGATCCCGATTCCCTGTTGCACTGGTACCGTCAGTGGATCCGTCTGCGTCATCAACATCCCGCTTTGATGGACGGAACGGTTCAACCGCTCCAGGTTCAGGATACGCGAGTAGCTGCTTATCAACGGATCTCTCGTGGGGAGCAATTGAATGTCCTGCACAATCTGTCCGACCAAACCGTCACCGTCACGGTTATGCGGATCATCACCTGCACATCGTATACGCCAGTCCCTCCGATGTGCAAATCCGGCAACACGGACCGAAT